From a region of the Lentilactobacillus curieae genome:
- a CDS encoding matrixin family metalloprotease, with the protein MAKFKNRFLLLVTAAFSFGAVLIGVTGQTAQAKTKSVKIIKTKKFDTKKFRATKGYIYSSAKLTKKVHNADNYPKTVFYVNKQVTVKKTNGKNAVYYYVQNKSKKVKGYIWRGYMIQIPSKKVVANSESATDNNQVSAEAAEQMMSAGAMSRLIDEAPDMNPSDAILNLSANEYNVYGETLNKAYNIIKTSPSGMFNNHTATIYVENSRLVPYVQQAIEKWNSAMEQTVFKLGTRNNHTLEVKLVNASNSDWDGMYNGQAVYIDASRFLNPRYPTAYLSQQKAAQITPSTYWVGVMTHELGHTLGLDHTGYQSDLMYASSSEGNAVAKYSWKTPVERSSTGLDGTENGGTFTDRDINRAKLAQKLGYW; encoded by the coding sequence ATGGCAAAATTCAAAAACCGGTTTCTGTTATTAGTTACGGCTGCCTTTTCCTTTGGAGCTGTGCTAATTGGGGTAACTGGACAAACAGCTCAAGCAAAAACGAAGAGCGTAAAAATTATTAAAACTAAGAAGTTTGATACCAAGAAATTTAGGGCAACAAAGGGATATATTTATAGTTCAGCTAAACTGACTAAGAAGGTTCACAACGCTGACAATTATCCAAAGACAGTTTTTTATGTGAATAAACAAGTTACTGTTAAAAAGACTAATGGTAAAAATGCGGTTTACTATTACGTTCAGAATAAATCTAAGAAGGTAAAGGGCTACATTTGGCGTGGCTATATGATTCAGATACCTTCCAAGAAAGTAGTTGCTAACTCAGAATCCGCCACTGATAACAATCAAGTAAGCGCTGAAGCTGCAGAACAAATGATGTCTGCAGGTGCAATGAGTCGTTTGATCGACGAGGCGCCTGATATGAACCCATCTGACGCTATTTTGAACCTCAGTGCAAACGAGTATAATGTTTACGGGGAAACCTTGAACAAGGCTTACAACATCATTAAAACCTCCCCTTCAGGGATGTTTAATAATCATACCGCAACGATTTACGTTGAGAATAGTCGACTTGTTCCGTACGTTCAACAAGCAATTGAGAAGTGGAATAGCGCAATGGAACAGACTGTGTTTAAGCTAGGAACCAGAAATAATCATACGTTAGAAGTTAAATTAGTTAACGCTAGTAATTCGGACTGGGATGGGATGTACAATGGACAAGCAGTTTATATTGATGCTAGTCGGTTCTTAAACCCACGATATCCAACTGCCTATCTCAGTCAACAAAAAGCTGCTCAAATTACTCCTAGTACGTACTGGGTCGGAGTGATGACACATGAATTGGGTCATACCTTGGGATTGGATCATACGGGCTATCAGAGTGATTTAATGTATGCAAGCAGCAGTGAAGGTAATGCAGTTGCAAAGTATTCCTGGAAGACGCCGGTTGAACGTTCAAGTACCGGCCTTGATGGAACTGAGAACGGTGGAACGTTTACTGATCGTGACATTAATAGAGCTAAACTAGCCCAGAAGTTGGGTTACTGGTAA
- a CDS encoding histidine phosphatase family protein: protein MTNFYFVRHGQTSANKAGLKQGTINSEITNLTEVGKSQANQLHDQLDIGFASLIVSSPLQRTVDTAAILNQNANLKTETDERLLEISYGEWDGQSNADLKDKFPEVFDPVLNDVLPEYASLANGETFQQVIYRAKQFMMDYAKQYPQGDIIAVTHGFTIKAAVLGATNNSDDLMAVEEPDNCSVTKITYDREHENYYVRYFNRVADSRF, encoded by the coding sequence ATGACTAACTTTTACTTTGTACGTCACGGCCAAACTTCAGCTAACAAAGCTGGTTTGAAGCAGGGGACAATTAACTCGGAAATCACTAATTTAACGGAAGTTGGAAAGAGTCAAGCTAACCAACTTCATGATCAGCTTGATATTGGGTTTGCAAGTCTAATCGTATCAAGCCCGTTACAGCGAACTGTTGATACAGCAGCGATTTTAAACCAGAACGCAAACCTAAAAACGGAAACCGATGAACGTCTCTTGGAGATTTCGTATGGAGAATGGGATGGGCAAAGCAATGCTGACCTCAAAGATAAGTTTCCTGAAGTCTTTGATCCCGTCTTAAATGACGTTTTACCTGAGTATGCTAGTCTTGCCAACGGGGAAACATTTCAGCAAGTTATATACCGGGCTAAGCAATTTATGATGGACTATGCAAAACAGTACCCGCAAGGTGATATTATTGCTGTAACCCATGGATTTACAATTAAGGCTGCTGTGTTAGGAGCCACCAATAATTCGGATGACTTGATGGCGGTGGAAGAGCCCGACAATTGTAGTGTCACTAAAATTACTTATGATAGAGAACATGAGAATTATTATGTCCGATACTTTAATCGCGTTGCGGATTCAAGGTTCTGA
- a CDS encoding peptide ABC transporter substrate-binding protein, with amino-acid sequence MNKKGIVGLVAAVVIVGGIGGFVVANRKTNTNSQGVKDQVMNLSATAPLDTIDISKSSGYGQTGNVFESFFRLGKNGKATPGLAKSSSVSKDGKTWTFKLRDAKWSNGDPITAKDFVYSWRRTINPKTKSEYAYLFDGIKNASAVNSGKKSPNSIGISAKDKQTVVVQLDKPIAYFKVLMAYPLFGPQNEKVIKQYGKKYATKSKYMVYSGPFKITNWTGTGNKWSFVKNNQYWDKKVVKLNRINYTVVQNPSTGIDLYQQNKLDLTPLSTEQVRNYKNNNEYRQYPYSYNTFLKYNFADSNAAKRKILNNRNIRLAISLAINRDQLTKKVLGDGSSTPTGLVPSNVAKDPKSGQDFSKQQVVKDTVDYNSKLAKKYWQKGLQELGIKKVSLGLLASNDDPEASTVTQYLKAQLQKTLSGFTLELRSIPGNAANSLTQKGDFDISLSGWGADFNDPISHLQIPAKGTPYNYGKYDNKEYNQLIEKASNQDANNHEKRWDDLVNASKTLNRDQGITPLYQQVTAYLQKPTIHGVIHNTAGTQWNYKYAYMK; translated from the coding sequence ATGAATAAAAAGGGAATTGTTGGACTTGTTGCTGCGGTGGTTATCGTTGGAGGAATTGGTGGCTTTGTTGTTGCCAACCGAAAGACGAATACCAATTCGCAAGGTGTGAAGGATCAAGTTATGAACTTAAGCGCAACTGCACCTTTGGATACGATTGATATCTCAAAGTCGTCTGGATATGGTCAAACTGGAAATGTATTTGAAAGTTTCTTTAGACTTGGTAAAAATGGTAAGGCTACTCCTGGACTAGCTAAGAGTTCATCTGTTTCAAAGGACGGAAAGACTTGGACGTTTAAATTGCGAGATGCTAAATGGAGTAATGGAGATCCAATTACAGCTAAAGACTTTGTTTATTCATGGAGACGAACGATTAACCCGAAAACTAAATCGGAATACGCATATTTATTTGATGGAATTAAAAATGCAAGTGCTGTTAATAGTGGTAAAAAGAGCCCTAATTCAATTGGTATTTCAGCAAAGGATAAGCAAACTGTAGTTGTGCAGTTAGATAAACCAATTGCTTATTTCAAGGTATTAATGGCTTACCCACTTTTTGGACCACAAAACGAGAAGGTAATTAAGCAGTACGGCAAGAAGTACGCTACAAAATCAAAATATATGGTTTATTCTGGCCCATTTAAGATTACTAATTGGACCGGAACTGGCAACAAGTGGTCATTTGTAAAGAATAATCAGTATTGGGATAAGAAGGTCGTTAAGCTTAACCGCATCAACTATACCGTTGTGCAAAATCCGTCAACTGGAATTGATTTGTATCAACAAAACAAGCTAGATCTGACACCACTTTCAACTGAACAAGTTAGAAACTATAAGAATAATAACGAATATAGGCAATATCCATATTCTTACAATACCTTCTTGAAGTATAACTTTGCTGATAGTAATGCTGCTAAGCGCAAGATTTTAAATAATCGAAATATCCGTCTAGCAATTTCCCTAGCAATCAATCGGGATCAATTAACCAAGAAAGTTTTAGGAGACGGTTCATCAACGCCAACTGGATTGGTTCCTTCAAATGTCGCCAAGGATCCAAAGAGTGGCCAAGACTTTTCTAAACAACAAGTGGTTAAAGATACGGTTGACTATAATTCCAAGTTAGCTAAAAAATATTGGCAAAAGGGATTGCAGGAATTGGGAATCAAGAAAGTTTCATTAGGTCTATTAGCTTCAAATGATGATCCAGAAGCAAGCACTGTAACTCAATATTTGAAAGCACAACTACAAAAAACATTATCTGGATTTACACTTGAGTTGAGATCTATTCCGGGTAATGCAGCCAATAGCTTAACCCAAAAGGGTGATTTTGACATCAGTTTGTCAGGTTGGGGTGCGGACTTTAATGACCCAATTTCTCACTTACAAATCCCTGCAAAGGGCACCCCTTATAACTATGGAAAATACGATAATAAAGAATACAATCAACTGATTGAAAAAGCCTCAAATCAGGATGCCAATAATCATGAGAAACGTTGGGATGACTTGGTTAATGCAAGTAAGACACTTAATCGTGATCAAGGAATTACGCCGCTCTATCAACAAGTAACTGCATACCTGCAAAAACCAACAATTCACGGGGTGATTCATAACACTGCCGGAACACAATGGAACTATAAATATGCATATATGAAGTGA
- a CDS encoding D-2-hydroxyacid dehydrogenase, producing MMKILMYNVRTDEEQDISNYQASHNVEIATNHVPLSDDTVELAKGYDGIITQQHGSLGSEKVYEQLHSFGIKQVGLRITGYEIANLDAARKNDLVVTNVPAYSPRSVSELVLAHAMWLVRHMGIVTDRESQGNFSWDGIESGEIHDMTVGIIGAGKIGSAVARIFRALGATVIAADPIKRPELNDTLTYVDHDTVFKTADIVTMHTPLTDETHHMIDTEVFKKMKPSAFFINASRGPVVKTEDLVSALENHEIAGAAIDTYEGESATVGKDLNGEVPNANLQKLLKMPNVNVSPHIGFYTNVAVKNMVDIALDDTISILNGNGSLHIVS from the coding sequence ATAATGAAGATTTTGATGTACAACGTCAGAACAGATGAAGAACAGGATATTTCAAATTACCAAGCAAGCCATAACGTTGAGATTGCCACAAACCACGTACCACTTAGTGATGACACGGTCGAGTTGGCTAAGGGTTACGATGGAATTATTACTCAGCAACACGGCTCCTTAGGTTCGGAAAAAGTTTATGAACAACTGCATTCATTTGGAATCAAACAAGTAGGTTTGCGAATTACTGGTTACGAAATTGCAAACTTGGATGCTGCTAGGAAGAATGACTTGGTGGTTACGAATGTACCTGCTTATTCACCCCGCTCGGTTAGTGAACTAGTTCTTGCTCATGCAATGTGGTTAGTTCGCCACATGGGGATTGTGACAGACAGAGAAAGTCAGGGGAACTTCAGTTGGGATGGAATTGAATCTGGTGAGATTCATGACATGACAGTCGGAATCATCGGAGCAGGAAAAATTGGGAGTGCGGTTGCCCGGATTTTTAGAGCCTTAGGAGCCACTGTGATTGCAGCTGACCCAATTAAGCGTCCCGAACTAAACGATACGCTGACTTATGTTGATCACGATACTGTGTTTAAAACTGCGGACATTGTGACTATGCATACTCCATTGACCGATGAAACTCACCACATGATTGATACTGAAGTGTTTAAAAAAATGAAGCCGAGTGCGTTCTTTATCAATGCTTCTAGAGGTCCCGTGGTGAAAACTGAAGATTTAGTGTCTGCTTTAGAAAATCATGAAATTGCTGGAGCCGCCATTGATACTTATGAAGGTGAGAGCGCTACGGTTGGAAAGGACCTTAATGGTGAGGTTCCAAACGCAAACCTCCAAAAATTGTTGAAGATGCCAAATGTGAACGTTAGTCCCCACATTGGATTTTATACAAACGTTGCTGTTAAAAATATGGTTGATATTGCCTTAGACGATACCATTAGTATTTTAAATGGTAATGGCAGTCTTCATATTGTTAGCTAG
- the serC gene encoding 3-phosphoserine/phosphohydroxythreonine transaminase, whose protein sequence is MKIYNYAAGPAKLPDSVIKQIQEELPSVHGSGMSVLEISHRSSLFENILEDAKNDLKELMGIPDNYHILFFQGGGTGQFAAAPLNLATNNHKIALLDSGHWAARAGDEAVKLGFEVDTLASTKDNHYQSLPHLPKDTNGSVYDYLHLTMNNTIEGTAYHTPEKLPNTTLVADMSSNFLAETYNVNDYGLIFAGAQKNLGPAGVTVVIVRDDLVHPVEKIPSMLDYNLFVKKNSLYNTPPVFPIYAAGLVLKWLKDLGGVSEMQKINEHKSGLLYDFLDQSQMFSNHIKPSDRSLTNIPFTTGSDDLDAQVIKAATDHGLMSLKGHRSVGGLRASLYNAMPVEGAQALVDFLDNFEKNNKRG, encoded by the coding sequence ATGAAGATATACAATTACGCTGCCGGGCCAGCAAAACTACCCGATTCAGTTATCAAACAAATTCAAGAGGAACTACCATCTGTTCACGGTTCAGGAATGAGTGTCCTGGAAATATCTCATCGCTCCTCTCTGTTCGAAAATATCCTTGAGGATGCCAAAAACGATTTGAAAGAACTCATGGGTATCCCCGATAACTACCACATTCTGTTTTTCCAAGGTGGCGGAACTGGTCAATTTGCCGCTGCTCCATTAAATCTAGCAACTAACAATCATAAAATCGCTCTACTAGACAGTGGTCATTGGGCAGCTCGAGCCGGAGACGAAGCAGTCAAGTTAGGATTTGAAGTTGATACACTAGCATCGACTAAAGATAATCATTATCAATCATTACCCCACCTACCTAAAGATACTAATGGCAGTGTGTATGATTACCTTCACCTAACGATGAACAACACCATCGAAGGAACTGCTTACCATACGCCAGAAAAATTACCAAATACCACTTTAGTAGCAGACATGTCGTCAAACTTCTTGGCCGAAACGTATAACGTCAATGATTACGGTTTAATTTTCGCAGGTGCTCAAAAGAACCTAGGTCCTGCTGGTGTAACAGTTGTGATTGTCAGAGATGACTTAGTTCATCCAGTCGAAAAAATTCCTAGTATGTTGGATTACAACCTATTTGTAAAAAAGAATTCCCTATATAATACGCCGCCTGTATTCCCAATCTACGCCGCAGGACTTGTTTTAAAGTGGCTTAAAGATCTCGGTGGCGTGTCAGAAATGCAAAAAATAAATGAGCACAAATCAGGATTACTTTACGACTTTCTTGATCAGTCACAAATGTTTAGTAACCACATCAAACCAAGCGACCGCTCATTAACGAACATTCCATTTACCACTGGAAGTGATGACTTAGACGCACAAGTTATTAAGGCTGCAACTGATCACGGTTTAATGAGTCTTAAAGGTCACAGAAGTGTTGGCGGCCTTAGAGCAAGCTTGTATAACGCAATGCCAGTAGAAGGTGCTCAAGCGTTAGTTGACTTTTTAGATAACTTTGAAAAGAACAATAAAAGGGGATAA
- a CDS encoding YbaK/EbsC family protein produces MFDFEDLLKYYHLNYQIYKHLRVLSYEDAEVAKRQANFDGTETKTLLLQDKRKHYYMVFTLARRRVSFPQLRELAGKQLTFVSEDKVEKVSGCIPGCLCPFGYPDEDTLIIDNAVFKTEGILFSKREPTQTIKIDGSELEKAVKHLPNQVIKANL; encoded by the coding sequence GTGTTCGACTTTGAAGATTTATTAAAGTACTATCATTTGAATTATCAGATTTATAAACATCTGCGAGTTTTGTCTTATGAAGATGCGGAAGTTGCTAAACGACAAGCAAACTTTGACGGAACGGAAACCAAAACACTTTTGTTACAGGACAAACGGAAACATTATTATATGGTGTTTACGCTGGCTAGAAGAAGGGTTAGTTTCCCGCAACTGCGTGAACTTGCAGGAAAGCAATTAACCTTTGTTTCTGAAGATAAGGTGGAAAAAGTTTCGGGTTGTATACCAGGTTGTTTGTGCCCATTTGGATATCCGGATGAAGATACGCTAATAATTGATAACGCGGTATTTAAAACGGAGGGGATTCTTTTTTCAAAGCGAGAGCCAACCCAGACGATTAAAATCGATGGTTCAGAACTTGAAAAAGCAGTGAAGCATTTACCAAATCAAGTGATAAAGGCAAATCTTTAA
- a CDS encoding aminotransferase class I/II-fold pyridoxal phosphate-dependent enzyme → MSKELVAKMNKRVTQLKPSSILEFNKKISGIEGIIKLTLGEPDFNTPDHIKQAAIDAIEDNDSHYTNSHGIIELREAAANYLNTKYDLNYDAESEVLITAGATGSIYSSLTAILNPGDSVIIPTPIFPFYIPITQLNGATPIFVDTSDNGFILSPEKLAEAIEENKDTVKAVILNYPTNPTGVTYGRDDLEKIADVLRGKDIFLISDEIYSELTYEKKHVSMGTILPEQTLVINGVSKSHAMTGWRIGVICGPADIISEIGKVSEFTVTSETTNAQRAAAEAFKNGMNDAAPMKAEYEKRRDIVTQGLSEAGFECPNPKGAFYIFAKIPAGMTQNSVDFCYELAENAKVALIPGASFGPGGEGYVRISYAASETDLKEAVKRIKEYALVK, encoded by the coding sequence ATGAGTAAAGAATTAGTAGCAAAAATGAATAAGCGGGTGACTCAACTTAAGCCATCATCAATTCTGGAGTTCAATAAAAAGATTTCTGGCATTGAAGGGATTATCAAGCTAACTTTAGGAGAGCCAGATTTTAATACCCCAGACCATATCAAGCAAGCTGCAATTGACGCAATTGAGGATAATGATAGTCACTACACAAACTCTCACGGAATTATTGAGCTGCGCGAGGCCGCAGCTAACTACCTTAACACTAAATACGATTTAAATTACGATGCCGAAAGTGAGGTTTTGATTACAGCTGGAGCTACAGGCTCAATTTACTCATCACTTACTGCAATTTTAAATCCTGGCGATTCAGTGATTATTCCTACCCCAATATTCCCGTTCTACATACCAATCACGCAATTAAATGGGGCAACTCCAATTTTTGTAGATACATCAGATAATGGTTTTATCTTGTCACCTGAGAAGTTGGCAGAAGCAATTGAGGAGAATAAGGATACAGTCAAGGCGGTAATTTTAAATTACCCAACTAACCCAACTGGAGTTACTTACGGTCGCGATGATCTGGAAAAAATTGCTGATGTTCTCCGCGGTAAGGATATCTTTTTGATTAGTGATGAAATTTACAGTGAATTAACTTACGAAAAGAAACACGTTTCAATGGGAACCATTTTACCTGAACAAACATTAGTTATTAATGGGGTATCTAAGTCCCACGCCATGACTGGTTGGAGAATCGGAGTTATTTGTGGCCCGGCAGATATTATTTCTGAAATCGGAAAGGTAAGTGAATTTACCGTAACATCGGAAACCACAAACGCTCAAAGAGCTGCTGCAGAAGCATTTAAAAACGGAATGAACGATGCTGCTCCTATGAAGGCCGAGTACGAAAAACGGCGAGATATTGTAACTCAAGGATTATCTGAAGCGGGTTTTGAGTGTCCTAATCCAAAAGGTGCTTTCTATATTTTCGCAAAGATTCCTGCAGGGATGACCCAAAATAGCGTTGATTTTTGTTACGAATTAGCAGAAAACGCCAAAGTTGCACTAATTCCAGGCGCCTCATTTGGACCAGGTGGTGAAGGATATGTTCGAATCAGCTACGCTGCCAGTGAAACTGATTTGAAGGAAGCCGTTAAGCGAATTAAAGAATACGCATTAGTCAAATAA
- a CDS encoding MFS transporter has translation MDTTETKISRKSFLAIATIATLTFIGVLTETSMNVTFPALMKTYGVNMNTVQWVTTGYLLTVALLMITSAFLKRRFKNVQLFTAAAILYIIGDLMCIFAPNFWMLLLGRIVQSGCVGISGPLMTNIMLELVPRRKLGLYLGMGSLIILIAPAIGPSFGGLMVYLSDWRLIFWSTLPIAVIDLFIGRRVIGQYSETVKIEFDWVRFVVLSVGIVALILGLNLATSDNGWIKFAVLFVFSMIMLIIFYLQSKNSNKALFNLKVFKDSIFALSFLPYVFLQLSNIGINFLLPNYVQLVNHSSSLVGGMILLPGSLLNGFGQPLYGYMLDRFGGKLPLYLGNFLVAVSMVVMVIMGSTMTIPVIIVLYLIFSIGRSMAFGNTMTYGLKVMNQNLRNDANAVYNTGQQLAGSVGTTIMAALMTGISLPGNSNVQNVAIGSQVSFGLVLVLVLINFAVLRKLFKTPTEA, from the coding sequence TTGGATACTACTGAAACAAAAATCAGTCGGAAGTCATTTTTAGCAATTGCGACTATTGCTACTTTGACATTTATCGGGGTCCTTACAGAAACTTCGATGAACGTTACCTTTCCTGCGCTGATGAAAACTTATGGGGTAAATATGAATACTGTTCAATGGGTAACGACTGGGTACTTGTTAACCGTTGCGCTGTTAATGATTACCTCCGCATTTTTAAAGAGACGATTTAAAAATGTTCAGTTATTCACCGCAGCCGCTATTCTGTACATAATCGGTGACTTAATGTGTATCTTTGCTCCGAATTTTTGGATGCTGTTATTGGGCAGAATAGTTCAGTCAGGGTGTGTGGGAATTTCTGGTCCGCTAATGACTAATATTATGTTGGAGCTTGTTCCTAGACGTAAATTAGGGCTTTATTTAGGAATGGGGAGCTTAATCATTCTAATTGCTCCGGCAATTGGCCCCTCGTTTGGCGGTTTGATGGTTTACCTTTCAGATTGGCGGTTAATATTTTGGTCAACATTACCAATTGCTGTGATTGACTTATTTATTGGTAGAAGGGTAATTGGCCAATATTCAGAAACTGTTAAAATCGAATTCGATTGGGTTAGGTTTGTGGTTCTTTCAGTCGGGATAGTTGCCTTAATTTTAGGTTTAAACTTGGCAACGAGCGATAATGGCTGGATCAAGTTTGCAGTTTTATTTGTTTTCTCAATGATAATGCTGATTATCTTTTACCTTCAATCAAAGAACAGCAACAAAGCATTGTTTAACCTAAAAGTATTTAAGGATTCTATCTTTGCTTTAAGCTTTTTGCCATACGTCTTTTTGCAGTTAAGCAACATTGGAATCAACTTTCTGTTACCAAATTACGTTCAATTGGTTAATCATTCTAGCTCATTAGTGGGAGGGATGATATTATTGCCAGGAAGTTTGCTTAATGGTTTTGGTCAGCCACTATACGGGTACATGTTAGATCGGTTTGGTGGTAAATTGCCATTATATTTGGGTAACTTTTTGGTTGCCGTTTCAATGGTTGTTATGGTTATAATGGGATCCACAATGACGATTCCAGTAATTATTGTGCTATACCTGATTTTCAGTATTGGTCGCTCGATGGCATTTGGAAATACCATGACATATGGGTTAAAAGTCATGAATCAGAATCTGAGAAACGATGCAAACGCGGTTTATAATACGGGGCAACAACTAGCGGGTTCAGTTGGTACTACAATTATGGCTGCTTTAATGACTGGTATCAGTCTACCAGGTAATTCCAACGTCCAAAATGTGGCAATTGGTAGTCAGGTATCATTCGGATTAGTTCTAGTGTTGGTACTAATAAACTTTGCTGTTTTAAGGAAACTTTTTAAGACACCAACAGAGGCTTAA
- a CDS encoding VOC family protein: MALNVYLYFDGDCKQAIDFYADVFDVADEDKRIMTYKDAPDFEGNPEDADRVIHSEIKINDMKILMSDVAKGTNLKHGNNFALLFNSKDESQIRNAYSRLADGGKVHLPLQESFFTALYANLTDKFGTSWQLTLEK, from the coding sequence ATGGCTTTGAATGTGTATTTGTATTTTGATGGTGATTGCAAACAGGCAATCGATTTTTATGCTGATGTTTTTGATGTAGCTGATGAAGATAAGCGAATCATGACCTATAAAGATGCACCCGATTTTGAGGGTAATCCCGAAGATGCGGACCGAGTAATCCACTCAGAGATTAAAATTAACGATATGAAGATTTTAATGTCTGACGTGGCCAAAGGTACAAACCTAAAACATGGAAATAACTTCGCCTTATTGTTTAATTCCAAAGACGAATCCCAAATTAGAAATGCATATTCGCGTTTAGCTGATGGTGGCAAAGTACACTTACCACTTCAGGAATCATTCTTCACTGCATTGTATGCCAATTTAACCGATAAGTTTGGGACTAGCTGGCAGTTAACCCTTGAAAAGTAA
- a CDS encoding L-lactate dehydrogenase, protein MTRKIGVIGMGSVGSTVAHYIVSSGSADDLVLIDTNEKKVTADAVDFEDAMANLPTHTNITVNDYSALSDADVIVSALGKIDLQDNEGDDRFAELPFTSGQVKDVAQKIKDSGFHGVIIAITNPVDVITSIYQEVTGLPKNQVLGTGTLLDSARMKRAVAHGLDIDPRSVVGYNLGEHGNSQFTAWSTVRALGRPVTEIAEERGLDLDEIDHDARIGGYVVFRGKGYTNYGVATAAVRLANVVLNDAHEELPVSNYRKELDTYLSYPAIVGRNGVVEQLQLKLTDEEKEKLQTSANFIKTKFAESMQN, encoded by the coding sequence TTGACAAGAAAAATTGGAGTAATCGGAATGGGTTCCGTTGGATCAACGGTAGCCCATTACATAGTATCATCAGGGTCAGCAGATGATTTAGTGCTGATCGACACAAATGAAAAGAAGGTAACTGCTGATGCTGTCGACTTTGAAGACGCAATGGCTAACTTACCTACACATACTAATATTACAGTAAACGACTATTCTGCTTTATCAGATGCTGACGTAATCGTGTCAGCTTTAGGCAAAATTGACTTGCAAGATAATGAAGGCGATGACCGATTTGCAGAATTACCATTTACTAGTGGTCAGGTAAAGGACGTAGCTCAAAAGATTAAGGATTCAGGTTTCCACGGCGTAATTATTGCAATCACCAACCCAGTTGATGTGATTACGTCAATCTACCAAGAGGTAACTGGATTACCAAAGAACCAAGTGTTAGGTACCGGTACCTTACTTGATTCAGCTCGGATGAAGCGGGCAGTTGCTCACGGATTAGATATCGATCCTCGTTCAGTCGTTGGTTACAACCTTGGTGAGCATGGAAATTCTCAATTTACTGCTTGGTCAACTGTACGGGCCTTGGGTCGTCCAGTTACTGAAATTGCTGAAGAACGCGGCCTTGATCTTGACGAAATTGATCATGATGCTCGAATTGGTGGTTACGTTGTCTTCCGTGGCAAGGGTTATACCAACTATGGTGTTGCAACAGCTGCCGTGCGTTTAGCAAATGTTGTATTGAATGATGCACACGAAGAATTACCAGTATCAAATTACCGTAAAGAGCTCGACACATACCTTTCATACCCGGCAATTGTTGGTAGAAATGGTGTTGTGGAACAACTTCAACTTAAGTTAACCGATGAAGAAAAAGAGAAGTTACAAACTTCTGCAAACTTCATCAAGACTAAATTTGCGGAATCGATGCAAAATTAA